The Candidatus Latescibacter sp. genome contains the following window.
CCGGTTCATTTGTCCGGCGCCTGGCCGGTGAAAAAACGGCTCAGGCCGCAGTAGTAACCACTGACACGGTGGCGGGCCTGTACCTGGAGCCAGTTGTCAATTCTCTCGTTCGGGAAGGATTTATTGTCACCCGGATCATTATTCCGGACGGCGAGAAGTATAAAACCATCGCCACCTGGGAATCTATCCTGACCCGGCTCATCGAGTCACGGTTCGAGAGGAAGAGCATTCTCGTTCCCCTGGGCGGCGGAGTAGTGGGAGATGTCGGAGGATTTGCCGCCGCCGCTTTTCTCCGTGGGATTCCTTTTGTCCAGGTTCCAACGACCATTGTGGCGCAGGTGGATTCGTCCATCGGCGGGAAGGTCGCGGTCAACCATCCCCTGGGCAAGAATTTGATCGGGAGTTTTTACCAGCCCTGCGGAGTATGGATAGACCCCCTGGTGCTGCGCACCCTGAATCGCCGCGAGGTGGTCAGCGGCATGGGAGAAGTAATAAAACATGCCATGATTCGTGACGCCGGATTCTTTACTTTTCTGGAAGACCACCTTGATTCCCTCATGGATTTCTCCGCCTCGCATGAACTCCTGGAACGTTTCATCGCCTGGAATTGCCGGATAAAAGCCGAAGTAGTCGCCGCGGACGAACGTGAGAGCGGCCTTCGAGCCACCCTCAATTACGGCCACACGGTCGGACATGCTCTGGAAACGGTGACCCGCTACAGCCGTTTCAGCCACGGCGAAGCGGTGATGTTCGGCATGATCGCCGCCGCCGAGATTGCCCGCGACCGGGGGCTTATCAGCGGCTCAGACACAGCCCGTCAGAATGCCCTTCTCCTTCGCGCCGGAATGAGCTGCGATGTCCGGGGCATTTCCTTAGGTGAAATCCTGGGAGCAATGAAGCTGGATAAAAAGGTTATCGGCGGAAAAATCCGGTTTGTGCTTCCCGGCCGTATCGGAAGCGTGGATGTTTACAGCGATGTTGGAGAAAATGAGATGCTGCACGGAATCAACTATATGCTTGAGTTTTGCGGGAAGAGAAAATAGAAGACAGAAGACAGGAGTCAGGAGACAGTATACAGAAGACAGAATAAAATAAGTCTTTTATACTTTGTGCCTTTGTGCCTTTGTCACTTTGATACTTTGATACTTTGTCACTTTGTCACTTTGATACTGATGAAAGGTATGCCATGAATATCGAGGAGCTTGCACAGGAAGTCAGGAAAGCCGCTCTTCTGACCGGAGATTTTGTCCTTTCCAGCGGCAGGCGGAGTAACTATTATTTAGACAAGTACCGTATCGAAACCCGCCCGGAAATTCTCAGAAAAGTTGCCGACGGGCTGGCGGAAAAAATTCCGGATGGGATCGATCTCCTTGCCGGCCCGGAGCTGGGAGCAATCCCTCTGGTAACTGCGGTGGGATTGAAAACCGGCATCCCTTTTCTCCTTGTGCGGAAAAAAGCCAAGGAATACGGGACAGCGAAGGTGGTGGAGGGTCTTTACGAGAAGGGCCAGAGTGTTGTATTGATCGAAGATGTTCTTACCACAGGCACTCAGGCAATAACTGCGGCCGACAGTCTCCGGGAACTCGGCCTCAAGGTGGTGAAAATTATCTGCGTGATCGACCGTGAAGAAGGCGCCCGTGAAGCGGTGGAGGGCGCCGGATATGTATTTGATCCCCTGCTGACCAGAACCATGATGGGCTTATGACTTTTCTGACGCTATATTGTTTGCTGCCGCCTTGTCCTGTATTATAAAAGCTCAATTACTTCGATGATATGATCTTTATTGACGATCTTCAGGGAGTTATCTTTATCCCGTAATATGAGAAACCTTTCCGGCTTATTCATGAAATCGGATAAACGTGAATCAAGGTCTATTTGAATTTCTCCTGATAGATTCCGTGAATCACTGAGCGTTATAATAACATGTACACTCTGGCGGGGAATTGTTTTGTCTTCCATGATTGTCTCCGTTTTGGTGGGCAGCGTCGATGTTTTCATAATATCGCTCTGTATTGGAGGAATGTCAAGATGCAGGGGAAGAAAATAAAGAAAGAATCCGCATTTTTAACTCACCCCATAATCCCCTCTCTTGCAAGCAATAGAGGGGAAGACCCCGATGTGCTTTATAAACAATGCTTTAGAAAACCGTTATTGATTTTTCCCCCTCTCTAACTTGTTGGAGAGGGGGTCAGGGGGTGAGGTCTGATATCTATTCGTATTTTTCGACTTATTAAAAAGGAACAAATCCGAGAAACAGTTGGTCAAAATATGAGTCATATCGTGCAAGCGATCACGGTGCCCTGGTATAACGCCTGCGCCGATTATGCAATCCTTTTGGCGCGGGGTTTGCAAAGTCTCGGTCACCGTGTCACTGTGGCAGGAGGGAATGGAAGCCCGGTTATTGACAAGGCGCGGGAATTCGGTCTTGCCGTATATGATCTTTCCAGTCCCGCATCGGGGAATCCGCTGACACTGTTTCTCCTGGCGAAAGCATACAGGAGATTCGCCATTGAAAACGAAGTGGCGCTGGTGAATGTCCATCACGGGCGCGATCACCTGGTCTGGTCCCTGGCGCTTTGTGGAACCGGGATTCCCCTGGTTAGAACCTCCGGAAGCCAGGTCCCGCCGAACAGGCATTCAGGCTCACGATACCTTATAAAAAACCGTACCGCAGGGATAATCGCCTCCTGCTGCACTGTGCAGAGATTTTACACCGAAGGATTCGGGATCGAGCCGGAAAATATTCCGGTCATCAACGGCGGAGTGGACAGTATGTACTATACCCCCGGACATCCGAGAAATGTACTGAGAAGCGCGCTGGGAATTCCGGAGAAAGCCTTTGTGTTCGGTATCGTGGGAAGATACTCCCCTGTCAAGGGCCACCGGTATTTCTTTGCTGGGGCGGAGCGGGTCGCCGGGATATTTCCTGATGCCTGGTTTGTGGCGGCGGGGTGGGAGGCTCAATTAAACGAAGATACCATGCGGAAATTAGCCTCTGAAGCCGGTATTATCGACCGTACCCGTTTCACCGGCCGTCAGAATGACATCCGCGACCTTCTCGTCGCTCTGGATGCAGGAGTCATCGCCTCGGTGGGATCGGAAACCGTATGCCGCATAGCCCTGGAGTACATGGCTATGGGCATTCCCGTGATTGGGGCGGCTACCAATGTAATCCCGGAAATTGTCCGTCACGAGCGCACCGGATATATCGTGCCCCAGGCTGATCCGGAATCAATAGCGTACGCCATGGGTCAGCTTATCTCTTCGCCGGAACGGTCAAGGACGCTTGGGAAAACCGGGCGTGAAATCATCGAAGAGGAATATTCTCTCGAAAAATTTGCGCTTAAAACACTTGAAGCTTATAGGAAAATGACGATTGATGTCTGAAAATCCAATACCTGCTCCTGTCGCCAGCCGGTTCACCATCGAGCCGGTCGAACTGGTTGAAGTGGTGGATGAATTCAGCAAGCTCCTTGAAAAAATCGAGCTGTATAATCCCCACGTCGACCGTGACCTCATAAAGAGGGCTCTCCGGTTCGCAGCGGTGGCACACGCCGGCCAGCGCCGCAAGTCGGGAAAGCCGTTCATTTATCACGGGATACAGACCGCTGACATTCTCGCCGATCTTCATCTCGATTCGGTCATGATAGCCTGCGGAATTCTCCACGATGTGGTGGAAGATACCAATATAACTATCGAAGATGTACAAAAGGAATTCGGCGATGAAATCGCAAATATCATTGATGGCCTGACCAAGATCGCCGGACTGAAGCTCATGAGCCCGGAAGAGCAGCAGGCCGAAAATTTCAGAAAGATGATCCTCTATTCCGCCAAGGATGTGCGGACGGTTCTGGTAAAATTCGCCGACCGCCTGCAAAACATGCGCACCCTTGAATTCCTCCCAAGTGAAAAACGTAAACGCATCGCCCATGAGACTCTTGAAGTTTTTGCTCCGCTTGCGCACCGTTTCGGTGTGTACACCATCAAAACCGAACTCGAGGACCTTTCGTTCCGGTGGCTTCATCCCAGGGAATACCGCAGGATTAAGAATACCCTGGAATATATGGTTAAAGAGAATGATGCCTTTCTTAACGAGGTTTTGGAACCGTTGAAGAAACGGCTGACCGATGAAAAAATCGACCACCAGATTCAATGGCGGCAAAAGCATCTTTACAGCATCTACAAAAAAATGATCCGGGACGATAAGAGCCTGGATGAGATTTACGACATTTTAGCCATCAGGGTGATTGTAAACACCATCTCGGATTGCTATTTCGCCCTGGGTATCATACACTCAATGTTCACTCCTGTAGTTGAACGGATCAAGGATTTCATTGCCACCCCGAAATTCAACATGTATCAATCTTTGCATACCACGGTGGTCGGTCGGGGAAGGAAAATGGTCGAGGTGCAGATTCGCACCCAGGAAATGCACCATACTGCGGAGACCGGCATCGCCGCCCACTGGCGTTACAAGGAGGGAAAGGTCGAGCCGGATGAAATCGACAATTACATGGCCTGGCTGCGGAGGGTGGTGGATTGGCAAAGCGGGACGCCTGAACCGAATGAGTTTATGCACGAGCTTAAAATGGACCTGTTCCAGGATGAGATTTTCGTTTTCACGCCAAAAGGAGATCTTATTCAGCTCCCGGCCGGCTCAACCCCGGTGGATTTTGCCTTTGCCCTCCATTCTGAAATCGGCCTTCACTGCTCCGGAGCAAAGGTCAACGGGAAGATTGTTCCGCTTGATACCAGGCTGGTCAGCGGTCAATGGGTGGATATTTCGACCAATGCGAATAAATTTCCGACAGCCGGCTGGCTCAATACGGTAAAAACAGCCAAGGCCAGGAGTCTCATCCGCCGCTGGATGAAACGCCGCAATGATGATGAGAACCATGCGCTCGGACTGGAGATGATTGCACGGATAGAAAAACAGCGGAGAGAGAAACTTAACGAAATCGAAAGAGAAGAACTGGTTAAAAAATACCATCAGCGGGATTGGGAGCAGTTCGTTACCAGCCTGGGTTCTGGAGATATATCCATTCATGCTATTCAGAATTACTTTGGGCTGATTGAAAAGAAAGCTGAAAAACGCCCCTTAACAAGCCAGACGCCGGTCAATGTATCCATTCAGGGAATGGAAGATTTGCTGGTGAGTTTTGCCAAGTGCTGCAAACCTCTCCCGGGCGACGAAATTGTAGGATTTATCACCCGTGGCCGGGGAATGGTGATACATCGAAGCAATTGCGATAATATTAGGAACTCTCCTACCGACAGCGACCGCGCCATCCCGGTGGACTGGGAACCCAAGGAAGGGGTCTTTTTTGTGGCGAGCATCCGGGTGGAGGCCGCAAACCGCAAAAGTCTGCTCTCCGATATTACTTCTGCCATCGCAAAGTCCAACTGCGACATTCGGTCCGCTCATGTAACAACAAATGATAATATTGCGATGGATGATTTTGATGTGGATGTCAAAGATCTGGTGTGTCTTCAAAACCTTATGAAGGAAATTCGAAAGGTCAAGGGAGTAACCGGGGTCATCCGTCTGGATATGCGGTCTCCGGAAAATGTTTGAATCATGGTTCAGACAGTCTTTCTCTTTGGACTTTAAGCTTATGAATACCCTATCACCGATCACCCCCGATATCATTCCTCATCAAATAGC
Protein-coding sequences here:
- a CDS encoding glycosyltransferase family 4 protein, with amino-acid sequence MQAITVPWYNACADYAILLARGLQSLGHRVTVAGGNGSPVIDKAREFGLAVYDLSSPASGNPLTLFLLAKAYRRFAIENEVALVNVHHGRDHLVWSLALCGTGIPLVRTSGSQVPPNRHSGSRYLIKNRTAGIIASCCTVQRFYTEGFGIEPENIPVINGGVDSMYYTPGHPRNVLRSALGIPEKAFVFGIVGRYSPVKGHRYFFAGAERVAGIFPDAWFVAAGWEAQLNEDTMRKLASEAGIIDRTRFTGRQNDIRDLLVALDAGVIASVGSETVCRIALEYMAMGIPVIGAATNVIPEIVRHERTGYIVPQADPESIAYAMGQLISSPERSRTLGKTGREIIEEEYSLEKFALKTLEAYRKMTIDV
- a CDS encoding bifunctional (p)ppGpp synthetase/guanosine-3',5'-bis(diphosphate) 3'-pyrophosphohydrolase; protein product: MSENPIPAPVASRFTIEPVELVEVVDEFSKLLEKIELYNPHVDRDLIKRALRFAAVAHAGQRRKSGKPFIYHGIQTADILADLHLDSVMIACGILHDVVEDTNITIEDVQKEFGDEIANIIDGLTKIAGLKLMSPEEQQAENFRKMILYSAKDVRTVLVKFADRLQNMRTLEFLPSEKRKRIAHETLEVFAPLAHRFGVYTIKTELEDLSFRWLHPREYRRIKNTLEYMVKENDAFLNEVLEPLKKRLTDEKIDHQIQWRQKHLYSIYKKMIRDDKSLDEIYDILAIRVIVNTISDCYFALGIIHSMFTPVVERIKDFIATPKFNMYQSLHTTVVGRGRKMVEVQIRTQEMHHTAETGIAAHWRYKEGKVEPDEIDNYMAWLRRVVDWQSGTPEPNEFMHELKMDLFQDEIFVFTPKGDLIQLPAGSTPVDFAFALHSEIGLHCSGAKVNGKIVPLDTRLVSGQWVDISTNANKFPTAGWLNTVKTAKARSLIRRWMKRRNDDENHALGLEMIARIEKQRREKLNEIEREELVKKYHQRDWEQFVTSLGSGDISIHAIQNYFGLIEKKAEKRPLTSQTPVNVSIQGMEDLLVSFAKCCKPLPGDEIVGFITRGRGMVIHRSNCDNIRNSPTDSDRAIPVDWEPKEGVFFVASIRVEAANRKSLLSDITSAIAKSNCDIRSAHVTTNDNIAMDDFDVDVKDLVCLQNLMKEIRKVKGVTGVIRLDMRSPENV
- the aroB gene encoding 3-dehydroquinate synthase, whose protein sequence is METVPVRLGDRSYDIMIEAGSLPRTGSFVRRLAGEKTAQAAVVTTDTVAGLYLEPVVNSLVREGFIVTRIIIPDGEKYKTIATWESILTRLIESRFERKSILVPLGGGVVGDVGGFAAAAFLRGIPFVQVPTTIVAQVDSSIGGKVAVNHPLGKNLIGSFYQPCGVWIDPLVLRTLNRREVVSGMGEVIKHAMIRDAGFFTFLEDHLDSLMDFSASHELLERFIAWNCRIKAEVVAADERESGLRATLNYGHTVGHALETVTRYSRFSHGEAVMFGMIAAAEIARDRGLISGSDTARQNALLLRAGMSCDVRGISLGEILGAMKLDKKVIGGKIRFVLPGRIGSVDVYSDVGENEMLHGINYMLEFCGKRK
- the pyrE gene encoding orotate phosphoribosyltransferase, with translation MNIEELAQEVRKAALLTGDFVLSSGRRSNYYLDKYRIETRPEILRKVADGLAEKIPDGIDLLAGPELGAIPLVTAVGLKTGIPFLLVRKKAKEYGTAKVVEGLYEKGQSVVLIEDVLTTGTQAITAADSLRELGLKVVKIICVIDREEGAREAVEGAGYVFDPLLTRTMMGL